One genomic segment of Fervidobacterium pennivorans includes these proteins:
- a CDS encoding beta-glucosidase family protein, with product MIIVEFDIERVISEMTIDEKISLLVGAGVLWLPDNPAPRVKGEAGETRPIERLGIPGMVLADGPAGLRIDPERENDENKYHATAFPVETMLASTWNRNLLRKVGEAMGEEVKEYGVDILLAPAINIHRNPLCGRNFEYYSEDPLLTGEMAASFVEGVQSQGVGACLKHFVVNEQETNRMTVDTIVSNRALREIYLKPFEIAIKKAKPWTVMSSYNKLNGKYTSQNKWLLKDVLRDEWGFDGLVMTDWFAGDNAAEQIKSWNDLLMPGNTYQIFKHRRPEIEEIKEAYERGEITDEMLNERVRTILKVLVKTPSFKGYKYSNKPNLDEHAKVSYEAGCEGVVLLKNENVLPLSPNTKIALFGTGQIETIRGGTGSGETHPRYTINFLDGAIEKGLRVDMELAEFYRKKVSDFRATDYVVTKGQWGEDIIPRLPQDFLSKEDIEKYASRNDVGIFIITRISGEGVDRKLEKGDFYLTDDELSIISKLSTTFRNQGKKFVVVLNIGSPIEVESWKNLCDAILLVWQPGQEAGRIFADVISGKVNPSGKLPTTFPKRYEDVPSRSFPGEPKDNPQVVVYDEDIYVGYRYYDTFRVEPAFEFGFGLSYTTFEYSNLKLYRDGGDIVVTFEIKNTGNMAGKEVAQIYVRAPRGKIDKPYQELKGFEKTKLLEPGETQKMEIRVPVSSLASFNGHCWIVEKGEYEIRVGASSRDIRLVGKYVLD from the coding sequence ATGATTATTGTGGAGTTCGATATTGAAAGGGTAATTTCTGAAATGACAATTGATGAAAAGATAAGCCTTTTGGTTGGTGCAGGTGTGCTTTGGTTACCTGATAATCCTGCTCCAAGGGTTAAAGGTGAGGCTGGTGAAACAAGACCCATAGAAAGGCTCGGTATCCCAGGTATGGTGCTTGCCGACGGACCGGCTGGTTTAAGGATAGACCCTGAACGTGAAAATGATGAGAATAAATACCATGCAACAGCATTTCCCGTTGAGACTATGCTTGCTTCCACTTGGAACAGAAATCTGCTTAGAAAAGTTGGAGAAGCAATGGGAGAAGAAGTTAAAGAGTACGGTGTAGATATACTTTTAGCACCGGCAATTAACATCCACAGAAATCCTCTGTGCGGAAGAAACTTTGAATACTATTCTGAAGACCCTCTATTAACGGGCGAAATGGCTGCGAGTTTTGTTGAAGGCGTTCAATCCCAAGGTGTTGGCGCCTGTTTAAAACATTTTGTGGTAAACGAGCAAGAAACAAACAGGATGACTGTTGACACCATCGTTTCCAATCGTGCTTTGCGAGAGATATACCTGAAACCGTTTGAAATAGCTATTAAAAAGGCAAAACCGTGGACTGTGATGAGCTCTTACAATAAACTAAACGGTAAATATACATCCCAAAACAAATGGCTTTTAAAAGATGTGCTCCGTGACGAGTGGGGATTTGATGGATTAGTGATGACTGATTGGTTCGCAGGTGATAACGCAGCTGAGCAAATCAAATCTTGGAACGATTTGTTAATGCCAGGAAATACGTATCAAATTTTTAAACATAGAAGACCAGAAATCGAGGAAATTAAAGAAGCTTACGAGCGTGGAGAAATTACCGATGAAATGTTAAATGAGCGGGTAAGAACCATTTTAAAGGTGCTTGTTAAGACCCCTTCATTCAAAGGATACAAGTATTCAAACAAACCAAACCTCGATGAACATGCGAAAGTTTCATACGAAGCCGGATGTGAGGGTGTTGTTTTGCTAAAGAATGAAAATGTTTTGCCACTCTCACCAAATACAAAAATTGCACTCTTCGGAACAGGGCAAATTGAAACGATACGAGGTGGAACAGGTAGCGGGGAGACCCACCCAAGATACACCATAAACTTCTTAGATGGTGCGATTGAAAAAGGGTTGAGAGTTGACATGGAACTGGCAGAATTTTACAGAAAAAAAGTCTCGGATTTTAGAGCCACGGATTATGTTGTAACTAAGGGTCAATGGGGTGAAGATATCATACCCAGGCTTCCTCAAGATTTCCTCAGCAAAGAAGATATTGAAAAATATGCTTCAAGAAACGATGTTGGGATATTCATCATCACAAGAATATCAGGAGAGGGTGTTGACAGAAAACTCGAAAAGGGTGACTTCTATCTTACGGATGATGAACTTAGTATAATTTCGAAACTTTCAACCACGTTCAGAAATCAGGGAAAGAAGTTCGTAGTCGTTCTAAATATAGGTTCTCCTATCGAAGTGGAAAGCTGGAAAAATCTTTGTGATGCCATACTATTGGTTTGGCAACCAGGTCAGGAGGCAGGAAGAATCTTTGCGGATGTGATAAGTGGAAAAGTGAATCCGTCCGGAAAGCTTCCAACAACATTCCCAAAAAGATACGAAGATGTTCCATCGAGGTCGTTCCCGGGTGAACCAAAAGATAATCCGCAAGTAGTAGTTTACGACGAGGACATCTACGTCGGATACAGGTATTACGATACATTTAGAGTAGAGCCTGCTTTCGAATTTGGATTCGGACTTTCATATACAACATTCGAATACTCTAATCTAAAGCTATACAGAGACGGTGGGGATATTGTTGTAACTTTCGAGATTAAAAACACAGGTAACATGGCTGGAAAAGAAGTTGCACAAATTTATGTGAGGGCCCCAAGAGGAAAAATAGACAAGCCTTACCAAGAATTGAAGGGTTTTGAAAAGACGAAGTTGCTTGAACCAGGAGAAACTCAGAAAATGGAAATTAGAGTTCCCGTCTCAAGCCTTGCAAGTTTTAATGGTCATTGCTGGATAGTTGAAAAGGGGGAATACGAAATAAGAGTTGGTGCATCGTCAAGAGATATCAGATTGGTAGGTAAGTATGTACTAGACTAA
- a CDS encoding glycoside hydrolase family 16 protein translates to MIKDPRWKLVWSDEFDGTKIDITKWKYDIGNNNGWGNGEWQYYTDGKNAWIENGMLVIEARKETVKDGSKTFNYTSTRMKTEGKFTVQYGKIEARIKFPYGKGLWPAFWMLGSNFRYVGWPTCGEIDIVEFLGHDKWTAYGTLHGPGYFGSNGIQGRIRLEPPTPDFTSDFHVFGIMWDEEKIVWYVDNTVYHIVTKSAIESRGKAWVFDNDFFIILNLAVGGYWPGYPTNETPFPARMYVDYVRVYQMESGEE, encoded by the coding sequence ATGATAAAAGATCCCAGATGGAAGTTGGTTTGGTCAGATGAGTTCGATGGTACAAAGATTGATATCACTAAGTGGAAGTACGATATCGGTAACAACAACGGTTGGGGAAATGGTGAGTGGCAATATTATACCGACGGAAAAAATGCATGGATTGAAAACGGAATGCTTGTAATTGAGGCAAGAAAAGAAACTGTAAAAGATGGCAGCAAGACTTTTAATTACACATCGACCCGTATGAAAACGGAAGGTAAGTTTACTGTTCAGTACGGAAAGATAGAAGCAAGAATAAAATTCCCTTATGGAAAAGGTCTTTGGCCAGCGTTCTGGATGCTTGGTAGCAACTTCAGGTATGTTGGTTGGCCAACTTGTGGAGAAATCGATATTGTTGAATTCTTGGGACACGATAAATGGACGGCGTATGGTACTTTGCATGGGCCTGGTTATTTTGGTTCAAACGGTATTCAAGGAAGGATAAGATTGGAACCACCAACACCAGATTTTACAAGTGATTTCCACGTTTTTGGAATAATGTGGGACGAGGAAAAGATTGTGTGGTATGTTGACAACACAGTTTACCACATCGTTACAAAGTCAGCGATAGAGTCACGTGGAAAAGCTTGGGTGTTCGATAACGACTTTTTCATTATATTGAACCTTGCAGTTGGTGGATATTGGCCCGGTTATCCGACAAACGAGACACCATTCCCTGCAAGAATGTATGTGGATTATGTGCGGGTCTACCAAATGGAAAGTGGTGAAGAGTAA
- a CDS encoding LacI family DNA-binding transcriptional regulator, with translation MANIRDVARMANVSIATVSRVINGSENVSEETKKKVLNAMKKLNYKPMMSFKTTSRELFKTIGILIPDIRGYHYSDIVMAIEEYAYSKGFDVMLALPKGEPDAEQHVLDQYFRRKVDGVILGELYGGSKLIQRFEKSGIPMVVTDFAVDEINFDTVNVDNVGGGYAAIKYLYDHGHRKILFIPGPENSPAALDREKGIRKFIDKVGKDNVEIYYGVHRGYNSEHGWVSVVRHLQEHGLNFTAIFAVNDWAAIGAMDALKEHGIKVPEQVSVIGFDDAPFSNYTNPRLTTVMQPRWEMGTTAAQLLIERITDKRTRLPRNIILPTKIVERESVRQT, from the coding sequence ATGGCTAACATTAGAGACGTAGCACGGATGGCAAATGTTTCGATAGCAACAGTTTCGAGGGTTATTAATGGTAGCGAAAATGTTTCTGAAGAGACTAAGAAGAAAGTCTTGAATGCGATGAAGAAGTTAAATTACAAACCAATGATGTCGTTCAAAACAACATCCAGAGAACTGTTCAAAACCATTGGTATATTGATTCCAGATATACGCGGTTACCACTACAGCGATATCGTTATGGCCATTGAAGAATATGCTTATTCAAAAGGATTCGACGTGATGTTAGCATTACCCAAAGGCGAACCTGATGCTGAACAGCATGTTTTGGACCAGTACTTCCGAAGAAAAGTGGATGGAGTCATTCTTGGAGAACTTTACGGAGGCAGTAAACTTATACAACGTTTTGAAAAAAGTGGTATACCAATGGTTGTCACTGATTTTGCTGTTGATGAAATTAACTTTGATACAGTAAACGTTGATAACGTTGGAGGAGGATACGCCGCGATTAAATACCTTTACGACCATGGTCACAGGAAAATACTTTTTATCCCAGGTCCAGAAAACTCACCAGCTGCACTCGACAGAGAAAAAGGGATAAGAAAGTTCATAGATAAAGTAGGCAAAGACAACGTGGAAATATATTACGGGGTTCACAGAGGTTACAACTCAGAACATGGATGGGTAAGCGTGGTACGCCATCTCCAAGAACACGGTCTTAATTTCACAGCGATATTTGCTGTCAATGACTGGGCAGCGATAGGTGCGATGGACGCACTGAAAGAACATGGGATAAAAGTTCCAGAGCAAGTATCGGTGATAGGTTTTGACGATGCACCATTTTCAAATTACACAAATCCAAGACTCACAACAGTTATGCAACCCAGGTGGGAAATGGGCACAACCGCTGCTCAACTCTTAATTGAGCGTATAACAGATAAAAGAACGAGGCTACCAAGAAATATCATCCTTCCAACAAAGATAGTTGAAAGAGAATCTGTTAGACAGACATGA
- the gltA gene encoding NADPH-dependent glutamate synthase: MAVKDRIPVPELEPSERKKNFTEVSLGYTFELAHQEAQRCLQCKVPTCVSGCPVGIDIPGFIREIVRGNLKKSYEILKSYNYLPAICGRVCPQEIQCEGACVLNKIGKPINIGALERFVADFANQEGFDDELGKVRDFKSILDILKNTPTKVSALKSKKVAVVGSGPAGLTVASELGKLGIKVHVYEALHEFGGVLVYGIPEFRLPKEIVKREVIQLETLGVELFKNIPVGYAIHPKELLERYDAVFVGVGAGTPKFMGIPGSELNGVYSANEFLTRVNLMKAYKFPEYDTPIKAGKRVVVVGGGNTAMDAARSALRLGAQVTVVYRRTETEMPARRAEIHHAKEEGIKFLFLTNPVKYIGDESGKLIGVECIKMELGEPDDSGRRKPVPVPNSNFVIEADIAIEAIGTESNRFLLSQFPDLKTNKYGYIITNEFGQTSIPKVFAGGDIVTGSATVILAMGAGKKAAEGIVKFFTE, from the coding sequence GTGGCTGTAAAAGACAGAATTCCTGTGCCTGAACTCGAGCCATCGGAGAGAAAGAAAAACTTCACGGAAGTTTCTCTTGGTTATACGTTTGAATTGGCACATCAGGAAGCGCAAAGATGTTTGCAATGTAAAGTTCCAACCTGTGTTTCAGGTTGTCCCGTTGGAATTGATATCCCTGGGTTTATAAGAGAGATAGTCAGAGGAAATTTGAAAAAATCGTATGAAATTCTCAAAAGTTATAACTACCTACCTGCTATCTGTGGTCGTGTGTGTCCTCAGGAAATTCAGTGTGAAGGTGCCTGCGTTCTGAACAAAATAGGTAAACCAATAAATATTGGAGCTTTGGAAAGGTTCGTAGCTGATTTTGCAAATCAAGAAGGCTTTGATGACGAGTTAGGCAAGGTTCGAGATTTCAAGAGTATCCTCGATATATTAAAAAATACCCCTACTAAAGTATCAGCCTTGAAGTCTAAGAAAGTTGCAGTCGTCGGGTCTGGTCCGGCGGGGCTGACCGTTGCATCAGAACTCGGGAAACTGGGTATTAAAGTGCACGTTTACGAAGCATTACACGAGTTCGGTGGTGTGCTTGTCTATGGAATACCTGAGTTCAGACTTCCTAAAGAGATAGTGAAACGCGAAGTAATTCAACTTGAAACGCTTGGTGTAGAGTTATTCAAAAACATTCCTGTTGGCTATGCAATACATCCGAAAGAACTGCTTGAAAGATACGATGCGGTTTTTGTTGGAGTTGGAGCTGGAACTCCGAAATTCATGGGTATTCCCGGAAGTGAGCTCAACGGTGTTTATTCTGCAAACGAGTTCCTCACGCGGGTGAATCTAATGAAAGCGTATAAATTTCCAGAATACGACACTCCTATAAAGGCTGGGAAAAGAGTAGTAGTTGTGGGTGGTGGGAATACCGCAATGGATGCAGCTAGAAGTGCTTTAAGACTTGGAGCACAGGTTACGGTGGTATACAGAAGAACCGAAACAGAAATGCCAGCAAGGCGTGCGGAAATACATCACGCAAAGGAAGAAGGAATCAAATTTTTGTTCTTGACTAATCCCGTTAAGTATATCGGAGATGAGAGTGGTAAATTGATAGGGGTAGAATGTATAAAGATGGAACTTGGAGAGCCAGATGATAGTGGTAGAAGAAAACCGGTCCCCGTGCCCAACAGCAATTTTGTTATAGAAGCTGATATTGCCATCGAAGCAATAGGAACCGAATCAAATAGATTTTTGCTTAGCCAGTTTCCTGACTTAAAGACAAATAAATACGGTTATATCATCACGAACGAATTCGGTCAAACAAGCATTCCAAAGGTATTTGCTGGTGGCGATATCGTCACCGGTTCTGCAACTGTTATCCTCGCTATGGGAGCAGGGAAAAAAGCCGCAGAGGGGATAGTTAAATTCTTTACAGAGTAA
- a CDS encoding sulfide/dihydroorotate dehydrogenase-like FAD/NAD-binding protein, giving the protein MNEIQRNIIISKSRLAKGTYEFWIDNELIAGNAKPGQFVIIRTSEKGERIPITIADSYGSAFRIVVKAVGKSTIELCMKNEKEQLFDVVGPLGKPSEINYYGKVIVIGGGVGIAAILPIAKALKNAGNVVVVILGAKTSSELILKNEFAFADKVVVCTDDGSEGIKGTVVDGMLKEFEIEKPNMIWSVGPAVMMKATSKIASEYNVPILVSLNAIMVDGTGMCGGCRVLLRKEEEGSVKEEIKYVCVDGPEFDGRYVDWDSFIRRLQQYREEEKEVLEKFLEKVGDISWL; this is encoded by the coding sequence ATGAATGAAATTCAAAGAAACATAATAATTTCCAAAAGTAGACTTGCAAAAGGGACTTACGAATTTTGGATAGACAACGAACTCATCGCAGGAAATGCTAAGCCCGGTCAGTTTGTGATAATCAGGACTTCAGAAAAGGGGGAAAGAATACCTATAACAATTGCTGACTCATATGGTAGTGCTTTTCGCATCGTAGTGAAAGCTGTAGGGAAATCTACAATTGAGCTCTGTATGAAGAATGAAAAAGAACAGCTTTTCGATGTTGTGGGACCTTTGGGTAAACCAAGTGAAATCAACTACTACGGAAAGGTTATAGTCATCGGTGGCGGTGTAGGTATAGCTGCTATACTTCCCATAGCGAAAGCTCTCAAAAATGCAGGTAATGTAGTTGTGGTAATCCTTGGTGCTAAAACATCTTCAGAATTGATTCTTAAAAACGAATTTGCTTTTGCGGACAAAGTTGTGGTTTGCACAGATGATGGAAGCGAAGGAATAAAAGGAACGGTTGTAGATGGGATGTTGAAAGAGTTTGAGATAGAAAAACCGAATATGATATGGTCTGTAGGACCTGCTGTAATGATGAAGGCAACAAGTAAAATAGCTTCTGAATATAACGTACCTATTTTGGTATCACTAAATGCAATTATGGTTGATGGAACAGGCATGTGTGGGGGATGTAGGGTGCTTTTAAGAAAAGAAGAAGAAGGAAGCGTAAAGGAAGAGATTAAATACGTTTGTGTTGATGGTCCTGAATTCGATGGAAGGTACGTTGATTGGGATAGCTTCATAAGAAGGTTACAACAATACAGGGAAGAGGAGAAAGAAGTATTGGAGAAGTTCTTGGAAAAAGTTGGTGATATCTCGTGGCTGTAA
- a CDS encoding methyl-accepting chemotaxis protein translates to MPEISKETIEKMSSAFFAENLMTSFMAQLDEALISRVKNVQENLRDLENVFRNMQVRLNKLSEQFGKESQEIVSVIEQSQNVNKNITEELKKSGADISKINDIVIGSVKNTTQTLEMFSKVENMVLEITKIAKQTNLLALNASIEAARAGEFGKGFAVVASEVQKLAGESNRVAKEINDLVKELSSSVSEALNSIKLVGEIFQTIQRSLEQLLGFMNQNSALLSHVSELLSETKTELESENSNFSSAVETMEQAAEKFETLSRVISSIVKAQTKLKDLRL, encoded by the coding sequence ATGCCAGAAATCAGTAAAGAAACTATAGAAAAGATGTCTTCCGCTTTTTTTGCTGAAAACTTGATGACCTCTTTTATGGCTCAACTCGATGAGGCTTTGATTTCGAGGGTGAAAAATGTCCAAGAGAATTTACGTGACTTGGAGAATGTATTTCGCAATATGCAGGTAAGGTTAAATAAATTGTCTGAGCAATTTGGGAAAGAGTCCCAAGAGATTGTCAGTGTTATTGAACAATCTCAAAATGTGAACAAAAACATAACTGAGGAACTTAAAAAATCTGGTGCGGATATATCAAAGATAAATGACATAGTCATAGGTTCTGTGAAAAATACAACCCAAACGCTTGAGATGTTCTCCAAAGTCGAAAATATGGTCTTGGAGATTACAAAGATAGCGAAACAGACAAACCTTTTGGCTTTGAACGCTTCGATAGAAGCTGCAAGGGCTGGTGAATTTGGAAAAGGGTTTGCAGTTGTTGCATCGGAAGTTCAAAAACTCGCTGGTGAGTCTAACAGAGTGGCGAAGGAGATAAACGATTTGGTAAAAGAACTTTCATCTTCCGTTTCCGAAGCACTGAATAGTATAAAGTTAGTAGGTGAAATCTTCCAGACTATTCAAAGGTCGCTTGAGCAACTCTTGGGGTTTATGAACCAAAATTCGGCGCTGCTTTCACATGTTTCAGAACTCTTGTCAGAAACGAAAACAGAACTCGAGTCCGAAAATAGCAATTTCAGTTCTGCTGTTGAGACAATGGAACAAGCAGCGGAAAAGTTTGAGACATTGTCAAGAGTAATATCGTCAATTGTAAAGGCGCAGACTAAACTTAAAGATTTGAGGTTATAA
- a CDS encoding oxygen-binding di-iron domain-containing protein, which yields MTFREGTENLTLYDDGQHKFIFLAWEEQEEEGIVQTNQYLIVDGNEAMLLDPGGAHVFPRVLANVSEVIEPSKIKYIFFTHQDPDVTSGITLWLSIAENAKIYISALWTRFLPHFGIYDQRRVVALPDKGDKLRLPSGTELEFIPTHYLHSTGNFTLYDPRAKILFSGDLGVAVFPKGQRYVFVENFNEHVKLMEGFHKRYITSSVALRKWLSIVERREIDIVAPQHGAIFKGENVKKLFDWFRNLKCGIDIIDEIYGR from the coding sequence ATGACATTTCGAGAAGGAACCGAGAACTTAACGCTTTACGATGATGGCCAGCACAAGTTCATCTTTCTCGCTTGGGAAGAGCAGGAAGAAGAAGGTATAGTTCAAACGAATCAATATCTGATAGTTGACGGAAATGAGGCAATGCTACTTGACCCGGGTGGTGCTCACGTCTTTCCAAGGGTGCTTGCTAATGTCTCTGAAGTAATAGAACCTAGCAAGATTAAGTATATCTTCTTTACACATCAAGACCCGGACGTTACCTCTGGAATCACGCTTTGGCTTTCCATAGCAGAAAATGCCAAGATTTATATCTCTGCACTTTGGACAAGGTTTCTCCCGCACTTTGGAATATACGACCAAAGAAGGGTGGTTGCACTTCCAGACAAAGGGGACAAATTGAGATTGCCATCCGGAACGGAACTTGAATTCATTCCTACACACTATTTGCACTCAACGGGTAATTTCACACTTTACGATCCAAGGGCAAAGATTTTGTTCTCAGGTGACTTGGGTGTTGCTGTTTTTCCAAAAGGGCAACGCTACGTTTTTGTTGAGAACTTTAACGAACACGTGAAACTCATGGAAGGGTTTCATAAAAGATACATAACTTCGAGCGTTGCTTTAAGAAAGTGGTTGAGTATCGTTGAGAGAAGAGAAATAGACATTGTTGCTCCACAGCATGGAGCAATTTTCAAAGGTGAAAATGTTAAGAAGTTGTTTGATTGGTTCAGAAACTTGAAATGCGGTATAGATATTATTGACGAGATATATGGCAGGTGA
- a CDS encoding chromate transporter: MIYLKLFVVFTQIGAISFGGGYSILKAIIHYVVDTNKWLTLDQFNEIVAISQSTPGPIGINAATFVGYKVGGIFGSIIATFSVILVPILSSITLYLFYLRHSENKVVRSIISKLKPVVLGMIAAAGLSFIRTSLGTPLAIFVNILAVGLLIKTKIDAVTILVLSGILGCILLR, encoded by the coding sequence TTGATATACCTAAAGCTCTTCGTTGTCTTCACACAAATAGGTGCAATTAGTTTCGGTGGAGGTTACAGCATACTCAAAGCTATAATCCATTACGTGGTTGATACAAATAAATGGTTAACACTTGACCAATTTAACGAAATCGTGGCAATATCACAATCCACACCTGGACCAATAGGAATTAATGCTGCCACTTTTGTTGGTTACAAAGTTGGTGGAATTTTTGGTTCTATAATCGCTACGTTTTCGGTTATCTTGGTACCTATATTGTCGTCAATTACGCTTTACCTTTTCTACCTTAGGCATTCCGAAAACAAAGTTGTTCGAAGTATTATCTCCAAGCTGAAACCCGTAGTTCTTGGTATGATAGCTGCTGCTGGGTTAAGTTTCATTAGAACTTCACTCGGAACTCCGTTGGCAATTTTTGTAAACATTTTAGCAGTTGGTCTTTTAATTAAAACAAAAATCGATGCGGTCACAATTCTTGTATTATCTGGTATCCTAGGTTGCATACTTCTTAGATAA
- a CDS encoding chromate transporter, with product MSRLENNEKVSLWKLFSITAKIGGVTIGGGYAMVPIIREEFAIKHKFLRPEEFDSLLVIAQSMPGPIAVNTSTLVGYKLRKIPGVIAAVAGAIFFPTIIILAVAIVLGRFYNFLKPFLNGMKIPLLAIIVVSVLKLWKSSVRSLEDLVVFIVAFSTVTVLKFNPVYVILLAILYGIIRFFVNKTTEGDLD from the coding sequence TTGAGCAGACTAGAAAACAACGAAAAGGTCTCCTTATGGAAGCTCTTTTCAATTACAGCAAAAATAGGTGGTGTTACTATCGGCGGCGGCTATGCTATGGTCCCCATTATTCGCGAAGAATTTGCGATAAAACATAAGTTCTTGCGACCAGAAGAATTTGATTCGCTTTTGGTCATTGCACAATCTATGCCTGGACCAATCGCTGTCAACACTTCTACACTTGTAGGTTACAAGTTAAGAAAAATTCCAGGGGTAATTGCTGCTGTTGCGGGTGCTATTTTCTTCCCAACGATTATAATCCTTGCCGTTGCAATCGTGCTCGGGAGATTTTATAACTTCTTAAAGCCGTTTCTTAACGGTATGAAAATTCCTCTGCTTGCTATTATAGTTGTTAGCGTATTAAAACTTTGGAAGAGCAGCGTGAGAAGTTTAGAAGATTTGGTCGTGTTCATAGTTGCTTTCTCCACCGTTACTGTCTTGAAGTTCAATCCCGTGTACGTCATTTTACTGGCCATTTTATACGGGATTATCCGATTCTTTGTAAATAAAACCACAGAGGGGGACCTGGATTGA
- a CDS encoding DMT family transporter, which translates to MTSVAIFQIPQMAGLLWMSVRIILLGYERIAGNKISKGSPTFVAAWGFFFFSFLSFFPFFNTVTCEILMKSLLSGSIYSISFSLYTYALGHEDASVIAPLYNLNAIFLVILASIFLGETFSIKRLIGAVLMIYGVSFLKKGENVVVSYANIIKSKGAVAMIVSSLLMAIGRIIDRKFTISLSPLGYSVGIYLVISTYILVYGIASGSRISDYTNLIKQKWLYLILGGICNAYSYVALLKAFNYFGVSVAEPLSMLSVFVTMFFAKIFLRERIGVRLLAAVLLFVGSILIY; encoded by the coding sequence GTGACGAGCGTTGCTATTTTTCAAATTCCGCAAATGGCAGGTTTGCTGTGGATGAGTGTTCGTATTATTCTACTTGGTTACGAACGCATAGCTGGGAATAAGATATCTAAGGGTTCCCCTACTTTCGTGGCTGCGTGGGGGTTTTTTTTCTTCTCTTTCCTTTCATTCTTCCCATTCTTCAATACAGTTACTTGTGAAATACTTATGAAGTCACTTTTGAGTGGTTCTATCTATTCAATCTCATTTTCACTTTACACATATGCCTTAGGACACGAAGATGCCTCTGTCATCGCACCGTTGTATAACTTAAACGCTATATTTTTAGTAATATTGGCTTCTATATTTTTAGGTGAAACGTTTAGTATAAAAAGGCTGATAGGTGCTGTTTTGATGATTTACGGTGTGAGTTTTTTAAAAAAAGGGGAGAATGTAGTCGTTTCCTATGCAAATATCATCAAAAGTAAAGGAGCAGTGGCGATGATTGTATCATCGCTACTCATGGCAATTGGTAGAATCATCGATAGGAAGTTTACAATAAGTCTTTCGCCTCTTGGATACTCGGTGGGAATATACCTTGTGATAAGTACCTATATTTTGGTTTACGGGATTGCATCTGGAAGTAGAATTTCAGACTACACAAATTTAATCAAACAAAAGTGGCTTTATCTTATTTTAGGTGGTATTTGCAACGCTTATTCATACGTTGCTCTCTTGAAGGCTTTCAATTATTTCGGTGTTAGCGTAGCAGAACCACTTTCTATGTTATCTGTTTTTGTGACGATGTTTTTTGCTAAGATTTTTCTCAGAGAACGGATTGGTGTTAGGTTACTGGCAGCTGTCTTGTTGTTTGTGGGAAGTATTTTGATATACTAA